From a region of the Marmota flaviventris isolate mMarFla1 chromosome 13, mMarFla1.hap1, whole genome shotgun sequence genome:
- the Ptpa gene encoding serine/threonine-protein phosphatase 2A activator, which translates to MAEGERQPPPDSSEETPSGTQNFIIPKKEIHTVPDMGKWKRSQAYADYIGFILTLNEGVKGKKLTFEYRVSEAIEKLVALLNTLDRWIDETPPVDQPSRFGNKAYRTWYAKLDEEAENLVSTVVPPQLAAAVPEVAVYLKESVGNSTRIDYGTGHEAAFAAFLCCLCKIGVLRVDDQIAIVFKVFNRYLEVMRKLQKTYRMEPAGSQGVWGLDDFQFLPFIWGSSQLIDHPYLEPRHFVDEKAVNENHKDYMFLECILFITEMKTGPFAEHSNQLWNISAVPSWSKVNQGLIRMYKAECLEKFPVIQHFKFGSLLPIHPVTSG; encoded by the exons ATGGCTGAGGGCGAGCGGCAGCCGCCGCCAG ATTCTTCAGAGGAGACCCCTTCAGGCACTCAGAACTTCATCATTCCGAAAAAGGAGATCCACACAGTTCCAGACATGGGCAAATGGAAGCGTTCTCAG GCCTACGCTGACTACATTGGATTCATCCTCACCCTCAACGAAGGCGTGAAGGGGAAGAAGCTGACCTTTGAGTACAGAGTCTCTGAG GCCATTGAGAAGCTGGTGGCCCTTCTCAACACACTCGACAGGTGGATTGATGAGACCCCTCCGGTGGACCAGCCCTCTCGATTTGGGAACAAGGCCTACAGGACCTGGTATGCCAAGCTTGATGAG gaagcagaaaacttggTATCCACAGTCGTGCCCCCTCAGCTGGCCGCAGCCGTGCCTGAAGTGGCTGTCTACCTGAAGGAGTCTGTGGGGAACTCCACGCGCATCGACTACGGCACAG GGCACGAGGCGGCCTTTGCTGCCTTCCTCTGCTGTCTCTGCAAGATCGGGGTGCTCCGGGTGGATGACCAGATAGCTATTGTCTTCAAGGTGTTCAATCG GTATCTGGAGGTTATGAGGAAGCTCCAGAAAACATACCGGATGGAACCGGCTGGCAGCCAGGGTGTGTGGGGCCTGGATGATTTCCAGTTTCTGCCCTTCATCTGGGGCAGTTCACAGCTGATAG ACCACCCATACCTGGAGCCCAGGCACTTTGTGGACGAGAAGGCCGTGAACGAGAACCACAAGGACTATATGTTCCTGGAGTGTATCCTGTTTATCACTGAG ATGAAGACCGGCCCGTTTGCAGAGCACTCCAACCAGCTGTGGAACATCAGCGCCGTCCCCTCCTGGTCCAAGGTGAACCAGGGCCTCATCCGCATGTATAAGGCTGAG